The genome window GACTTTATCACTAAATTTTTCCAACACAACCGAACCAATCATCACAATTTTTAAGTTCAATTTGTTCGCAAATTTCCCTTGAATATTATTTTTCGAGTCTTGAAGTCTTTGCAATTGGTTTAGATAATAGTCTAGATCAGAGTTGGTCGCAGGAATGGAATTAGCAAATACCCCAGCCAATTGACAAGATACTGGAAGAAGATGGGATATATATTCTTGATCTACGCCTGATCTTCGAAGTCTTTCTAAATGAATTTTTATCGGTTCCCAAATAATATTCTCAGATCGAAAGCGAGTTGGATCATCCAGAAATGCGCGCTTGTACAATTCTTTTCCTTCGTCTAGGCGACCAACACCGATGAGACATTCAGCACGCAGAAAACTTAAATCTGAAGATTGGTGGTCTAGATTTCCTGAATATTCTAATAATTCTAAAGCCTTAGCAAAATTGCCCAATCGAATGAAGCAGATAACTAGACCGCGGAGAGTCTCGCCATCGACACCGTTCCAGCCTTCCAGACGAAAGCTGATTCCGAGATGATGGGATGCTTCTTCAAGAACACATTGTAGAGTAGCAGTGTATGCTTCTTCTCGAGGAATTCTGCGGTTGATAATCTCATTTTCAAAATCATCTAAATATCTAAGAATTGCCTTACCTCGATCTTTGCCTTCTCTAAGACTCATGAGATGATCGATTTTGTTATCCCAATAACTTGCGATAAAGTAGGAGTTGATCCAATCTAGATTGTCGGGGTTCTGATCTAGAAGTTGGGAGAATAGATGCCTTGCTTTCTCGAATTCACCTTCGCGTAGAAAAAAATAAGCTTCATCCAGATTGCCATTCATGTATAATATAAAGACTAGTGTTTAGAATTCTTGCCTGAGCAGTTCAA of Leptospira sp. GIMC2001 contains these proteins:
- a CDS encoding tetratricopeptide repeat protein, with protein sequence MNGNLDEAYFFLREGEFEKARHLFSQLLDQNPDNLDWINSYFIASYWDNKIDHLMSLREGKDRGKAILRYLDDFENEIINRRIPREEAYTATLQCVLEEASHHLGISFRLEGWNGVDGETLRGLVICFIRLGNFAKALELLEYSGNLDHQSSDLSFLRAECLIGVGRLDEGKELYKRAFLDDPTRFRSENIIWEPIKIHLERLRRSGVDQEYISHLLPVSCQLAGVFANSIPATNSDLDYYLNQLQRLQDSKNNIQGKFANKLNLKIVMIGSVVLEKFSDKVYPQEISFVRKILADSKEAINDLLLL